A DNA window from Pungitius pungitius chromosome 1, fPunPun2.1, whole genome shotgun sequence contains the following coding sequences:
- the stk35 gene encoding serine/threonine-protein kinase 35 translates to MLTFNKEEVMDICDGKKRRQVSGGARGCRQSVAVKMKREVDKVLRSLTVEDNNRAEAMEEEEEEDDCFSISFLPNDRIDPAAAVPPRYSLLREVGRGSYGVVYEALARKTGARVAVKRLQCDAPENVELALAEFWALTSLENRHQNVVQLEECVLQKKGLAQKMSHGNKRSKQYLRLVETSLKGERILGHPEEPCYLWFVMEFCEGGDLNQYVLSRRPDPETNRSFMRQLTSAVAFLHKNNIVHRDLKPDNILISQKSGSPILKVADFGLSKVCAGLNSKNSEEHPAMRAGGRGSSQNNHHNNNNNIIININKFWLSSACGSDFYMAPEVWEGHYTAKADIFALGIIIWAMVERITFIDAESKRELLGTYIRQGTEIVPVGEALLENPKMVLHIPQKARSSMSEGVKKLLQDMLAVNPQDRPDAFRLEVRMDQVTCV, encoded by the exons ATGCTTACTTTCAACAAAGAGGAAGTTATGGATATTTGCGACgggaagaaaaggagacagGTAAGTGGCGGCGCGAGGGGCTGCAGGCAGAGCGTGGCCGTGAAGATGAAACGGGAGGTGGACAAAGTCCTCCGCTCCCTGACGGTGGAAGACAACAACCGCGCAGAGGccatggaagaggaggaggaggaggacgactgcTTCTCCATTAGCTTCCTACCGAATGACCGCATCGACCCCGCTGCGGCTGTGCCTCCGCGCTACAGCCTGCTGCGGGAGGTCGGCCGAGGAAGCTACGGGGTGGTGTACGAGGCCCTGGCCCGCAAGACTGGAGCCAGGGTTGCGGTGAAGAGGCTCCAGTGCGACGCCCCAGAAAACGTCGAGCTGGCGCTGGCCGAGTTCTGGGCGCTGACGAGTCTGGAGAACCGGCACCAGAATGTGGTCCAGCTGGAGGAGTGCGTCCTGCAGAAGAAAGGCCTGGCGCAGAAGATGAGCCACGGGAACAAGAGGTCCAAACAATACCTGCGCCTGGTGGAGACGTCGCTCAAGG GGGAGCGCATCCTCGGCCACCCAGAGGAGCCGTGCTACCTCTGGTTTGTCATGGAGTTCTGCGAGGGTGGGGACCTCAACCAGTACGTCTTGTCCCGCCGGCCCGACCCCGAGACCAACCGTAGCTTCATGCGCCAGCTAACAAGCGCTGTGGCTTTCCTGCACAAGAACAACATCGTTCACCGGGACCTGAAGCCAGACAACATTCTCATCTCACAGAAATCCGGCTCGCCCATCCTTAAAGTGGCCGACTTTGGCCTCAGTAAAGTTTGTGCGGGCCTGAACTCCAAGAACAGTGAGGAACACCCCGCGATGCGGGCGGGCGGCCGAGGCAGCAGCCAGAacaaccaccacaacaacaacaacaacatcatcatcaacatcaacaAGTTTTGGTTGTCGTCGGCATGCGGCTCGGACTTCTACATGGCCCCCGAGGTGTGGGAGGGCCACTACACAGCCAAGGCGGACATCTTTGCCCTGGGCATAATCATCTGGGCGATGGTCGAGCGGATCACTTTCATAGACGCAGAGTCCAAACGCGAGCTGCTGGGCACCTACATACGGCAGGGCACGGAGATTGTACCCGTCGGGGAGGCTCTGTTGGAGAACCCTAAGATGGTTCTCCACATACCTCAGAAGGCCAGGAGCTCCATGTCTGAGGGAGTAAAGAAACTCCTCCAAGACATGCTCGCAGTTAACCCTCAAGACCGACCAGACGCCTTCCGGCTAGAGGTGCGGATGGACCAAGTCACGTGTGTGTGA